The Culex pipiens pallens isolate TS chromosome 2, TS_CPP_V2, whole genome shotgun sequence DNA window ttgatttttttttttttgaacaatcaaacaatcaaactacTTATTTCGTCGGTGAAGTATCCCATCAATCCCTTTCCCCTTCCAAATCCGGATATCTTGGAGGTCGTCTAAGTTCTTAAGCATCTCTATAGGGTATCCAATCATCACATCCCTCCCCCAATTCCCCCGTTGATCGTGAGGAGTCGACCAAAAGGACAAATGAGTGGTAATGTGTCATTCGGCACATTCCTGAAccatttattttccttatcggcgCCAACCTAGCTATTGCGAGCTGTATGCTCGGCTAGAGAAATTtcaaaggccttcggataattgaagaattcgacgacATTTTTTCCGAtaggttcgctgttgttccagcggtgttcggaatgacagcccccatacattttgaacagttttaagagaaaaaaatgcgtatataatgaaaaatcaaacattttcagaaaagtggggtactgcaaagtgtggcaatttcgctaacgatcataatgcgtgATGAATTGTAGCGATTAATTTtgactggtattttatttagacgattttccaaaaaagatgatcgatattttggataacttgagTTATATGTTGCAAAAGTTGAAAGTAATTATCAAATGTAatgtaaaagtgtttaaacATTACTTTTCTTCCagtttgaccaaaatattgatcttaaaaaagcattttggtgatttttttgaaaaattcgaataactggtcattttttaagaaagttattgtaattatgctgtaatatgactctaatagtttgttctatcaatgatacacacataaggagcattatcaatcaattaaatcttatttaaatcaatttttcaaaagagctttttggtaaattcgaggaaaaagcataaaaattaactcagcccctaagatttatacatcattcgattcgtttttgcaattgccacactttacaataactttcatcgatgtttaaaaatatttgaatgaaataaaaatcaaaaactgcaaaaaaaatgaatatttccaagcacgctgtcattccgaacatcgtcgcgtagtgcttctactcgccaccagcatgcgtgcacgtttctgtcgaatcACTCAAACGAGTCTGTATATTATAAATCTTGATGTTTTGAGCTCTAAATATAATCGCATTAGTGGCCAAAGTGCTTCAAAAATCCGGATAACCGTTTGCTGAAATTACTTTGCCCAGTTTCTCCGTGCAATATCAACGGAGATCGCGTTCGACGCGCGTATGACACATGACTGACTCAATAATCTTATCGGCTATCGGAGCTTTCAAGAGATAACgactatcaaaacaaaaaggGAGAAAAAAGAAACCCGTAATGTATCACTTGCGCGATATGGATGGGCCCAAAATACCATTGCCAAGTTCGCGCACTTCAATTTGGCAATATCTTTCGAGCAAGACGAACGCGAGTGATGATTTTGGGTACTAAATTGTGTGGAATGTACGAAATTGTGCCCTGGACCTTTGTCAAAGGTGTGATACTTTAGTTGAAAGTATAAGATTTGGTGGACCTGAACTGACTAGACGGAAATGAGTTTAGAGTGAGTAAACCAACATGTGAACTgcataaaatttgttaatttcttacattaaattttctgtaGCTCTCTCGATTCCAAATCGGGTAGTCCTTATTCTCACGGAAAGCATTGGCGTCGGAGAAATAAACGAGGAAAAGAAGAAGACGACGATTTTAACCTGGAAAATCGCTACTCTCGCCCAATCAACATTGTAAACTACAACCGCCAAGAATCGGGAGAAATGCACACCTCGCCTGGATCTCCTTATCAAATAAGAAAACCGGTTGCCCTGTGGTGAGTGAGAAGGAATTCTgtgaatcagtttttttttattaatgaatAATGttaatgaaattatgaaaaaaaaatccatttgaaGGGTCGAACAGCAGCAGAGGCACAACACTGACGAAGAGTGGAAAAGCAGCCAGGAGTCAGAACTGAATTTTGAGCAGAAACATGATCGTGGAGATAACAACGCTTCGAATAAAGCTCGCCGGCGAAATATTGACCAGAGTGACCGGAGAGTTGGAGACGGTGGTACATACTTTtttaatcaacaattttaatttaaaataaatttgaaattttcttttcgtAGCCATCTACCATCCGCAGGAGGAGCAGGTTCAGTTTCCGATAGTATATCAGAGCACTCGAAACCTGAACCAAAGTCGACAGAGGAGAAATTCGGAGCTCCACCGAACGCGCGGTTTTAAATCAAAGTCGAAACGTGTAATCAACAAAAAAGGAAACCTGAATGTGCTGCTGGTTAACTTGCCCCAGAAATCGTTGCGCTTTGTGAAGGATCTTGTCACCACATTGGTAAGTGATGAATTGAAACCTATAATTTAAGaagcatttttagaaaatattttttttgcgggcTACAAAATCTCTCTCCGCCTTAGTCAACACAATTTCAAATGGGATTTTACCCCCAAATCGGTAAATTTTAGCTTTTTGACATTGCGACAAgctacataattttttttggatttttcataAACCTATTAAGGACCTGttagactacggcaaacaaactcgcaattGAGCAatactctacgaaatcggtcttttttttagaattttatttttgtattttttaatccgactgaaacttttttggtgccttcggtatgcccaaagaagccattttgcatcattagtttatccatataattttccattcaaatttggcagctgtccatacaaaaacgatgtatgaaaattcaaaaatctttatcttttgaaggaattttttgatcgatttggtgtgttgggcaaagttgcaggccaagggtggatgatactgatgatacctcttcagttgacgctcaggcgaggaacatcctggaaggagcgtcactgactacgtccgtagtcctgttagatcatctgaattatcttgatcagaacagtatagctctggttccttgcaagtgtcctattttcttacctccactttggcttggttttcatgatgacctagctggtggcctgtggaaacggatcgtaagcctttgaccagcgagggtcagagtcgagacggctagaagaaaggggcgcgtcaatgtgggaaagggaagttatttgtgattgtagacggtattgttttgattcgcagtatgttgagtcaatgtacctgaaacatcgcacaacgggggtttctcttctcttcattctcagctaccacctatctcctatttaaAATaggctatttttattttgctctattgattctcacttcttcactgattattcaatttaatatccatcatttgattttgattttactaacttttgattctcttatctctcaaagcttttccactcttttttgccaattgatactgctgcaacaatctttgtttttttccttaaaatatacttttccataaTGTACTAGTaaaatcaagtctatttatcatttgccgtatcttttttgattttattgcgaatttatttatttgaataattctttatctgtcctatgaattatcattactataatctaagcttgttttgtatctctatttattaactattgtcttatttcacatctaatacatctagcttctcatttttattctttaaaatacgctcatcgttctcttactattgattcttgaattaaaaaaaaaaatatattctcttttactgtctattgttttcaatctttaccctttttcaaacaagtgaagtttgagcccttactcaatttatggaatgattgaaggattaacacaaatactactattgtacttttggtaaacttttgaataacatgcttaggtaaaaaaaaaatgtaacaaaacaccgcgacaaaagaaatagcaacagattaacacGACTCAACATTAGGCAAGATTTCacgagaaaacaatacacagtaaaataacaattagttattgaattcaaactaaaaataaaacagtacttgctttaatgaaaattgataggcacactataaatggttaggcgcttatacttacatcaaaccctacgtaatgtaccatccccggccgagttaaaatgcgtaaccggaaaagaaggtgtgcatgcctggcacgaacactcaaagcgtgttctagcgtgttgctcgtactgactcagagcaagggtgagttgtaggtgtaagggcagtgcgtgttcgttgggaacctggtgcataagatcggtcaaggcccgttcttacactgaaaattgcgaattgcgatttggtgtcttggacaaagttgtaggtatggatatgaaatgatacacggtaaaaaaatttttggtgatattgaatttaactttttgtcactaaaacttgatttgcaaaaaaacactatttttaatttttttcattttttgatatgttttagaggacaacaaatgccaacttttcagaaacttccaggttgtgcaaaaattttttgaccgagttatgaattttttaatcaatactgatttatttcaaaaaatcgaaatattggtcgcaaaaaatcttcgtttttcaatgtaaaattaaatttgcaatcaaaaagtactctactgaaattttgataaagtgcaccgttttcaagtaaaagccatttttaggtaacttttttgaaaatattcgcagtttttcatttttttaaattagtgcacatgtttgcccacttttgaaaaaaatatttttgaaaggctgagaaaattctctatattttgcttttttgaactttgttgatacgacccttagttgctgagatattgccatgcaagtgtttaaaaacaggaaaattgatgttttctaacctaagtctcacccaaacaacccaccatttgcttaagtcgatatctcagcaactaatggtccgatttacaatgttaaaatatgagatattcgtgaaattttccgatcttttcgaaaacaatattttcaaagatttaaaatcaagactaacatttcaaaagggccaaatattcaatatttccaGAGAcatgatttctgaaaaaaaaaaattttttgaaagatatctaaaaaaatggcaatcgaaaagtacttcaccgAATCTTTGTTAAAATGCACCATTTtagaaatacagtccagactcaactATCcgaagactcgattatccgaagtttcgattatcaaaagttcgatttttttgaaggtttgaatGGGACATGGGacattggataatcgaatcagaaAAAATATCATCATCATTATCGCCATTTTTggtgccatcttggatttaaaaattctaaattgttttAGAGTAGTGTAGAGGTCATACATAAGTGCGACAATGAAAAATCAGACATAGTAAAacaaaatcgtgattcgattatccgaaatttcgacTATCAGAAGTGAAACTAATCTGGAgttttcagataatcgagtctgggctgtataGTCACTTTAAAGTAAAACaaatcgtaaattttaacatttttcgtttttttaatatttgtgagGAAAGCCaccctgaattttttttatgggctgcaaaaaaattctacaattttctctgagactttgaaaatcagacaattagtttctgaggtACTTACTCACAAAGAacgaaatgagtttttttagcGTTACacgatatctcagaaacaattggttcgattttcaatgttgactTTCGTGAAATGTTTTGGTatcttcaataaaaataatttcacaaattttaaaatcagtcatagcttttgaaaaggtcaacaAATAAGTAGTTTTCTCATTGCATAtttttgagattgttcatcaacACGTAATTCGAATGCCCTAAactgaaaataaattcaattttgtttcaatttagagaaaaattagaaCTTAACCCGAGAAATGTCCTaatcaaaacctacaactttactgaagacaccatatcgatcataaaatcccacctcaagatacagattgtggttcaaacttcggataatcaagtctgtttgatcaaattatgattttcaatTGTTGAAATTTGACTCTAGCTCGAAATCATCACTTTTCTCCCCAGGTAGACGTCCGGTGGCGGTATTTGCTGCTAGCGTTCGGGCTGAGCTTTTTCGGTAGCTGGATCCTGTTCGCCACGTTGTGGTTCCTGATTGCGTACGCCCACGGCGACCTGGACTTTGATCCGGAAACGGGTGAACGGTTGGGCGACGGCGACCAGCCGTGCGTTCTGAACGCCAAAAGCTTCGCCGGATTTCTGCTGTTCAGCATCGAAACTCAGGTGACGACCGGTTTCGGCGACAAGGTACATCCGCGGTTCGGACGGGCCAAGTTCTATTAATCCTCTCCCCGCTGTTGGCAGGTACCAACGGAAGAATGTCCCGAGGCGATATTCCTGCTGATTGTCCAGATTATCGTGGGTCTCGTCATCGAGGGTGGCATGGTGGGAATTGTGTACGCGAAACTGATCCGTCCACCGAAACCCCACCCTCGGGACAAACGGTTCAGCAGGGTGGCCGTCGTTTGCCAACGGGACGGCAAACTGTGCTTCATCTTTCGGGTGTGCGATCTCAAGTTTCATCACGCAATCGGAACAAAAGTTACCGCCGTAATGCTCGAACAGCGCCGATCGCTCGAGGGCGAACTCATCGAAAAGTACGAATCGTCCATGAAGCTCGAAAACAAGGGACGCATTCTGCTGTTCTGGCCGTTGACGGTGTGCCACGTGATCGACTGCGACAGTCCGCTGTTTGACATTTCGGCGAAAGATTTGCTGGAAAAACGGTTCGAAATCGTGGTAACAATCAGCGGTGGGAACAAAACTACCGGTCAGGTTAGTGAAGCCAGCACGTCATATCTGCCGGGGGAGATCTACTGGGGGCACCGGTTCCAGAACATGATTCACTACGACGGCGCGAATGAACACTTTGTCGTTTCCGGCCAGCATCTGGATGCTACCGAGCCGGTTGATACGCCGCTGTGCAGCGCCCGACGGTTGGAGGAGGTCCTGGAAGAAGTGCAGCACTTTATGGAGAACGATCGGGTGCGGGAGTTTGACGGAATGGACGATGATGTGAGTATGATTAAATGATTCATGGtgctttttaaaagttttaaacatgtttttgaaacaattttaggCCGCGAGTGACTCAGATCATGGTCTGCAAATCAAAGAGTTGCGTATCGCATTGGAAAAGGAATTTAAAAGCTCGAATCAGTCTATGGGAAAGACGGTGTTGGATGAACCATCCAATGATATTACCGAAGAAAAGGAACtcgaaaattgtaataaaaattaacttGATGTTTTACTGTCAAATTTAATTAGGAAATTGATATTGTGAATTTTTCCCTATTGActattttttatctaaaaagattttttgattaattgttGAATTGCAGGGTActgtgaaaaacatgttttatatatttaaattacAGATTATTTGATATCAATTTGAttcgtctcgaaaaataccACTGGGGCCGAACTTAGGCCAACTGAGGTGAGAGACAACCAGCTTACCACTACATCACCGAACCCGGCCAAAACTGCTAAGCAATCCCTCAAAAAATCGTAGGGTAGTTTATGCAGCTAGTTGCAACTCACAcggaatcggaaaaagttgcccgacCTTTaatttccgtgaaactttgctctaataatccgaggtccatttttcgatatctcatgacggatataggttaaagtcacgtaaataaaataaacaacaacggAGGGGCGGAACGACCCCACATTcattttcaggatttttactaagacacatttttcagtgatttgtagctcgactTTTGTGTAACATTAATGGTGattctcaaatttaaaaaaaaacttgtttttaatttaaaaaaaaaataattgtttgaaaatcgctgccatttcccgttacttaaCTGTCAAGCATCATgcgacatgtcattttatgggaaatttaatttacttttcgaatctgaaatagccaagagaggtcattttttcatctagaacataacaaatattttcaaaattacgtgttttttgtgattttgcagggttactttttatagtgtaacagtgttctacaaaattgtagaataggcaaaaacaaacaaaaaatgttatgcaaGCATAGGGAATTTGCATATATTCTTttcgagttatcagaattttacggagaagttttttgaaaagtgatgattttgaccatttttgaccagtttttcgaagttttcaccccttaaactcaatcgtgtgcatttgaacatattttttcgaaaagtttagtCAATTTTGTATAAGAATAACCCTTTGGACGTTTATTGGGGCTTGTGCACTGCTTGAATGTGGAAGTTTTCctaaaataaagaaacaaaccTCATACTACCGCAcaccataaaaatatttttttaatttaaaaatccactTATTCTAGACATGCACTAACCACAGCAAACGTTCTTTCTTATGCTAAATtggctgaacttttcgaaaaaaaaaatatttttaaaaacacacgATTGAGTTTCATTCAGGGGTGAAACTTCCAAAAAcaggtcaaaatggtcaaaatcatcattttttttcaaaaaactttttcgtaatATTTTGATTACTCgtaaagaatacatgcaaaccccttacaTTTGCATatcaaaattgttatttttgcctgttctacaattttgtacaacattgttacactcttaaaagtaaccctgcaaaattacaaaaaaaaacacgtcatcttgacaaatttttggaggatttttttttctgttgtttagAATgcactaaggccgttgcaaatattttttgaagtttatgtccctcggctctgaccaaagtcgaggggggggggggaagtaaaaaatataaaaattgaaattacaagcctaggtttcaacatttggatgaaaaaagtgtgaaaaaactttttgtgggactgtacattggtatttcatgaaattttaaaatgttttcaaaggagttcaaacatgctaaatatgattataaacgcgggaaaatgcattttaattggttttcagttgattaaactttaatttttattaaaattttgaagtttttcgaaaaaatatttttttgccccctgattattcaggccaactttgaagggggggaggggggtcgacataaactttgaaaaatatttgcaacggcctaaaccaaaaaacgcttcaaaaacgaaaatatattttcttttcTAATTCAGTTATAAACTATGGTTTAGTTTGGCATACTAAATAACCATAAAGAAATAGAATCCGGCGAaatttttcaggaaaatggtCAAATTATCACTTATCTGCAAATCTCCATTTAAAATCCGGCTATCTAGATATTATTTGACACCTGGAAAACCCGCCTTACCTTAtttcgtgctttccatttcattagggcacaaaacttttgtaaacattagtgtatccctctcacaccttatgcaaactgtcatttgagtgaaagggatacattattgtttacaaaagttttgtgcccttttgaaatgttaggctccatttaaTGTATATgctttaatctaatctaatctaaccctagcgcagccagtctttcgagggcatcctggagaatgccttaggttgattgacgcctagcatcttcttgtcattatcaacatttgcagtgcgccattgcattaacatgcattgaaacatcacaaacgtcgaagcggccaggccaactgcgtaaagttaaccgcaaagatgattcgttgaattggattgagtatgAGCACGAGTGTTCACAAAgcaatacatttctgaatctacaggggaggaagaaacgtggggatcccccgctcacgttcctgtttgtttaggcaattaatctttgggagcaccatgctaagaagttttggtgctccgggaccctcgaggatgggacaTCGAATTTccgcgaatgccctggacactatttgccgtggttatagcgccacaactcgctccctTATTTAATGTATATGCTTTGGGTCCAAATAGCACCATTAATTTTCTGAGAAATAGAGATATCtacgcgcgagagtgtgttagttgTAGCAAAATTGACACGcatacataggcaaatcgagtagaatgattcgtctgtcacAATCAGCGgtgtcctttgttataccacgagcacgtggtaaacagctggtttttacaggcgattgatctactcgatttgcctatgtatgtgtaaaaatagtataaacaaaatcagctgcttggaattcaaccaatcacaatcgatcaaaaccaaaacaatactttgaatacgaatactaacacagaagcatggtgtgcgtgagagaaaccgtggagatctctattaggttttacagcgtgacgtcacgagcgcacacgtacacacatttttacttaggcacacgtgcaaaaaatgtaaacagtgcagccgaactgtcaaatttctaacctaaaaatcgtgtcggcgtaaaacctaattgtgcAATTTTGGAGCTTTAGCGTCGTAGAGTTAGTGTTAAAATTAGGGTTGTTCACGTTTGGGGAGTTTCAGAAAtaccttatttttattttttgtatgtagTATATaaattaaccccttcccgcccagagcaaaatcgagatcaAGTTGAGCTGCCCTGTGataaatatgcattttttagaCACTTGGACTTTTCGGATTAAAATAAACTCACATGGAAAACACCTCACGTAGAGTATTGAGCGAAcattttatttgattgataTAAACTAACCTGTTTGCTTTCTTCTCTCCGATCACTAATACTTCAGTGTTGTGTTGTCATTTCATACCACTCGTATCatcgtatatatatatatatatatgttgAACTCTaacaaactgttttattttttgcttactttcttttttttattgtgatacTGTAAAAATCTGTTATCAGATTAATTATTGATTAATTGCTGTCTCCCGCTATTCTACTTAGCAatgttgtatatttttttctgtccaGATATGCCTAGAGATTAGGAAATGTGTTAGAAACCGAAAAACCTAAAAGTTGggtaaataaaagttattttttttctgtttcaatCTAAACATACGCTGAGATTTAAGGCGAATACTTGGCGCACAAGTATTGCGTTCACGTAATACTagggcgtgtgtgtgtgtgttgttaaATAGTTAAGCACTGAAACGTTGCGGGGGCAgtagcttttttttcaaaacacaagAAACGAATACTGATTTAATAAAACAAACTAAACTTTAATAAAAAGTGACGcgcacgaacaaaaaaataaaccgaAGCGTTTacaatctctctctctctctctttctcgctTACAACTACATCACAACCAATCGCATTTGGGCCTGTTTTGTTCTCCGAATATATAGATATATGGTGAATAGATAGAATACATACTGTCGCAAGTTAAATATCGAGCTTAATGTGGGTGGGTGAGTGCATGCGGCGTGTGAACAACTTTTGAGTACAAATCTGCGCGGTGAATCTCTCTCTTGGTGTGTGGACACGGTTGCGTAAAAAAAAGGTGGGTGCGTAACAAATAAAATACTGTCTTTTTTGCCTTGATCGTGCAGAATTTGTTCTCCTACTTTGCTTTGTTTGCCTATCCTAACAGTTACGGGAGGGATACGAAATTCGGATCTATTGCCGTTACGGATGAAGGCAAGAGTTGCCTTCCGACCATTTTAAAGCTATTTTCTCCCAGTCGATGTGTGAACcatgtggtgtgtgtgtgtgcagttCGGAAGTCTATTGAAACCCTGTTTTATCGCGTTTTCTTAAAAATGTGtcttttcaatatttgattCTGCATAGCCAAACTAGGCCGCTAGCTAATCAAGTCTATCCTTTATAATTGGCGCATGCAACTGTACTGGGAAAGAGTTTCTAGGCCCGTTAGTGTGTTTACCGGGACTACCTCCTGCTGTTGACCTTGCTAAGTATCCCCAGGTAGTTGTGATTGAGACTCCGGTACAACCGGCTATTACGTATCGACGACGAGCTTGACGACGGTGAGGTAAACGATTGGGACGACAGGCTGGACCGACTCGGCGGAACCGGCGGCGGCTGTGATGTGACCATCGCTCTCCTGGCTTTGctaatgctgctgctgctttcctGACCCGTTGCTGCTGCAGCCTCGGAAGCGGACGCGGCGTGAATGTTGCGCATACTCTGATAGTTGTACATCATTCTGTCCAGCATCGCTTCCGTGCTCTGGCGTCATCTGTTCTCGGCGCTCAGCCGCCGGATCGCGGACGACACCCGCCACAGGCGCACCTTGCCGTCACTGGAGAAGTGTGTTGTTCGTCAGACACGGGTGATTTGTGTGTGCGTGTGGAGTGTGGGACGGTTCGGCAACAGAACACAAATAGTGCGAGAGGGGGCGCGCGAGCGGCAGGAAAGAGGCGATGCAGATGGAAATaaatgcaaaagaaaaaaaatacgagcGAAATTATTAAAGTATCGGTTGAGTGGTAGCGTTGAATTAAACTTAGAACAAGGAAAAAGCTTTAAAGAATTGACTAATTAGGTATGCGGGTAATGGTATGATCAATGaggttaaaattatttttaatgttttgttt harbors:
- the LOC120431700 gene encoding ATP-sensitive inward rectifier potassium channel 11-like isoform X2, giving the protein MSLDSLDSKSGSPYSHGKHWRRRNKRGKEEDDDFNLENRYSRPINIVNYNRQESGEMHTSPGSPYQIRKPVALWVEQQQRHNTDEEWKSSQESELNFEQKHDRGDNNASNKARRRNIDQSDRRVGDAIYHPQEEQVQFPIVYQSTRNLNQSRQRRNSELHRTRGFKSKSKRVINKKGNLNVLLVNLPQKSLRFVKDLVTTLVDVRWRYLLLAFGLSFFGSWILFATLWFLIAYAHGDLDFDPETGERLGDGDQPCVLNAKSFAGFLLFSIETQVTTGFGDKVPTEECPEAIFLLIVQIIVGLVIEGGMVGIVYAKLIRPPKPHPRDKRFSRVAVVCQRDGKLCFIFRVCDLKFHHAIGTKVTAVMLEQRRSLEGELIEKYESSMKLENKGRILLFWPLTVCHVIDCDSPLFDISAKDLLEKRFEIVVTISGGNKTTGQVSEASTSYLPGEIYWGHRFQNMIHYDGANEHFVVSGQHLDATEPVDTPLCSARRLEEVLEEVQHFMENDRVREFDGMDDDAASDSDHGLQIKELRIALEKEFKSSNQSMGKTVLDEPSNDITEEKELENCNKN
- the LOC120431700 gene encoding ATP-sensitive inward rectifier potassium channel 11-like isoform X3; translation: MSLDSLDSKSGSPYSHGKHWRRRNKRGKEEDDDFNLENRYSRPINIVNYNRQESGEMHTSPGSPYQIRKPVALWVEQQQRHNTDEEWKSSQESELNFEQKHDRGDNNASNKARRRNIDQSDRRVGDGAIYHPQEEQVQFPIVYQSTRNLNQSRQRRNSELHRTRGFKSKSKRVINKKGNLNVLLVNLPQKSLRFVKDLVTTLVDVRWRYLLLAFGLSFFGSWILFATLWFLIAYAHGDLDFDPETGERLGDGDQPCVLNAKSFAGFLLFSIETQVPTEECPEAIFLLIVQIIVGLVIEGGMVGIVYAKLIRPPKPHPRDKRFSRVAVVCQRDGKLCFIFRVCDLKFHHAIGTKVTAVMLEQRRSLEGELIEKYESSMKLENKGRILLFWPLTVCHVIDCDSPLFDISAKDLLEKRFEIVVTISGGNKTTGQVSEASTSYLPGEIYWGHRFQNMIHYDGANEHFVVSGQHLDATEPVDTPLCSARRLEEVLEEVQHFMENDRVREFDGMDDDAASDSDHGLQIKELRIALEKEFKSSNQSMGKTVLDEPSNDITEEKELENCNKN
- the LOC120431700 gene encoding ATP-sensitive inward rectifier potassium channel 11-like isoform X1, whose amino-acid sequence is MSLDSLDSKSGSPYSHGKHWRRRNKRGKEEDDDFNLENRYSRPINIVNYNRQESGEMHTSPGSPYQIRKPVALWVEQQQRHNTDEEWKSSQESELNFEQKHDRGDNNASNKARRRNIDQSDRRVGDGAIYHPQEEQVQFPIVYQSTRNLNQSRQRRNSELHRTRGFKSKSKRVINKKGNLNVLLVNLPQKSLRFVKDLVTTLVDVRWRYLLLAFGLSFFGSWILFATLWFLIAYAHGDLDFDPETGERLGDGDQPCVLNAKSFAGFLLFSIETQVTTGFGDKVPTEECPEAIFLLIVQIIVGLVIEGGMVGIVYAKLIRPPKPHPRDKRFSRVAVVCQRDGKLCFIFRVCDLKFHHAIGTKVTAVMLEQRRSLEGELIEKYESSMKLENKGRILLFWPLTVCHVIDCDSPLFDISAKDLLEKRFEIVVTISGGNKTTGQVSEASTSYLPGEIYWGHRFQNMIHYDGANEHFVVSGQHLDATEPVDTPLCSARRLEEVLEEVQHFMENDRVREFDGMDDDAASDSDHGLQIKELRIALEKEFKSSNQSMGKTVLDEPSNDITEEKELENCNKN